The genomic DNA CAGGGAGATATCTAGACAATGTGAAtcctgtctctctatctctctttctctctctgttttcagGACTGGCGTTGTCTCCAGTGCTCTCTGCCCAATTGTTAGGCCTGACATCTGGCCTCTTTCCTACGGTGGAGGGCAACAGCACTGTCCCCTTAAATGGCCTGGATTCTAAGGAGAGCCCTGAAAGCACACAGAACCTAACCAGTTCGCTCCCCTCAGAGACTGACAACAACATCGAAGCCGTGGAGTCGGCTCCCTCCTGTAGCCAAACTGGTGAGCACAGATGCCAACAATTCCTACCACTCCACCCCCGCCTCTAGTCACAGCACCACATCAGATTAAAGAGTTGATAAGGGACTGCATGGTACAACAGACAGTAGGAAAAGTATTACGTTTCTTGTCTTTGCTCCCCTTGAAACTAAACATGTACTTGGTAAGTGTTAGACATTTGAAAAATCAAATTACATATAATTAATCAATCGATCAACATAAATCACTACTGCTGTTTACGCAGCGTGTGTCATCAGTTCAGTCATTCAGTCAATCCATACTTTTTTAAGAATAGTTTATTTATGAATACAATGTCCTGTCTCCCTGTATAACCTGTGTCATATCTCTgagtagtttgttttgtttttgtttacattgttaCAGTCTCTAATGCAGGCATACTATGCACcacacactgtgtgtgtatttacaggatGTGATTCATTGGAACATATTGTCAGTGCTGTTTTACAGTATGAATCTTTGATCATCTGTTATTCAGTGTTTACAGGGTTATCAGTGCATATTATACAATGGGCCAGACCAAATCATTTCAGGTCGAGCACTTTTAACAATATTCATGAGTTCTTAACAAATGTTTGTAAACCGTCGACATATAAAAGGATATATTATTATCAAAAAACATTTATCGAGCAATCTGGAAGTCATAGCTTTCTTTCAGAGTCAGGTGATTTTCAGAATCAGATCTCAGAAATGATGCAGAAAAGGTTTCACAATTCAGTAACTTCTAGAATACAATCTCtatttaaacatgtaaataGGAAGggagaaacatttaaatgaccGCATGCTAAGAATGAATAAGAAACGTATGAGATACATTACTCAGCGGTGttttaattcacatttttaaacagAAAAAGTATCTGTTAATACGCTATTCAGCAACAAAACATTGAAGTGTGGAATAGGTAGAACCGCTGGTTCCACCTtctcagtttgtttttgttgcttttgttgCTTACAAGTTTTCTCCTGAACACAAGTGCatccatttattatttttattacatacaCAATGATGTTACAATCTGTACATCTAGATTTCTAGCTTTGGTAAGTAAGCCAGCTTCCTCTAGATGCTTCAAAATGTTtgtaagaataaaaaataatcagcATCAGAAGACACTGAGTATTGACATTTCACTATTTTTATGGGTTACCATAAAAACATTGATACATGTTATTTACAGATCAAtataatcattttgtttaataccATTAGAGTTTACTTAAAGGCTCAGATAACCAGCTATCTAGCATAAtctcttatgttttttttcactgGTGTGAGTTCATTTTCTACAGCACCCTGTATGGTGTTAGGAGGTGGTGGCCTATCCTTGTGCATTAGACACTTACAGAAATGAGACATGTATACAGTTTTAAAATCTGAGCTGCTTAAGCAATACACAAGAGGGTCCAGCAAACAATCTATATAAGAAAGTACCATAATACCATCATAGACCTGCACGGCAGTGTCTTCTGCATCTTCCCAGCCCTGACTTCGGAAAATCAACAGAACCATTCTGGAGACGGCGCAAGGCAGAAAGCAGACCCCGAACACGATCACCACCAAACTGACCAAAAACACTGCCCTGCGAATCTTGTCTTTCTTCCCTATGGTCCTCTCACTCAGCTTCCGGATGATGCCCAGGGCGCAGAAGAGTAAAATCAAGAAAGGCACAAGAATCTGGGTGAAGAACACGATCTCACGCAGGATGCCCGTCACAAATTCCAAGTCGCGGTTGTGGCTGTTGCAGCAGTCAGACGTCCTCAGCATGGTGGGCACCGTCAGGGGCAGCAGTAAGACCCAGATGAAAATGGATATGTGGGTTTTGCGTTTCAGGACCTTCCGAAAGGTCTGCTTGCGGGAGTGGACCACACGGAGATAGCGGTCGATGGAGATGACGGTGAGGAAGGCGATGCTGGCCCCGCGGTTCAGGAAGAGCAGGAAGAGAGTCGCCTTGCAGACAGTAATGTTGTCACTGCGACGCATTCCTTGTTGGAAGAGGTAGGCTATCACGGGCAAGATGATCAGCAGCAGGATATCTGCCAGGACGAGGTTGAAGAGGAAGACAGTGTTGGTCTTCCAGAATTTGAACTTGAAGAGAAAGATATATAGCACCGAGGCGTTCAGAGGAAGAGCCACGAGGAACTCCAGGATCATCACAGCCGAGTAGAAAACATACAGTCCTTGGCTGCCAGTTGTGCAGTTTGTCTCATTTTCTGCCATTTGGGAGCGTGTGCTGATCACCCCCAGATATCTTCAGGAACCTTCTCCGTAGCGTCGCGAGTGAAGCGTTATTGTATCGTATCTCCGGTATCCTCTGTAGGCAGCTTCCAAACTCTCCAAGGCTAAAGCCAGAAGCAGAGGAGCAGAAACCTTAAGGAATGCAAAGCCTCTTTCGGTGAACAGCCTCGCGGGTTTTATGTAAAATTTGTTAACACCTGTGCATCTTTAAAAAGTCAGGTGTACATCAAAGAGCAACAGAGTGTACTTTTTCCATCCCGTTTTTTACAACCTCGTAATGTACTTCTTACCCACCTCCTGGGTAACCCAAGAATATGAAGCTGCTAGCTGGTTTTAAAGAGAACTGTTTTGACACAGACATACTACGCCTATAGACAAGTTGCCACATGTTAATGAGTCTTTGATTACACAAAACCCACCCCGACTCGCATTTCTCAGCTTTTGACTGCAAAGTTgtagctctctctctcgctgatGGATCAGTTCAGATATGTACGGGGGTGGTTATACACAGAAAAGAGCTTTACTGTCCCTCCTTCTCTGTCTTCCCATCTTTATGACAGCAAAACGGCTTCGTTTGTAGAACATAATGGAAGAAGGGAAACTTTCCCGATGTTGATTTCTTCATATGCTGTTTAGGTGTTGAAATGTTTACCACATGGGTAGAGTTTTGACAGAAAGATTAAAATTGTTTTCGGTTTGAAAGACAACACTCAAACCTTCACCTGCCTGTCCAagccaaattaaaaacacaagtcGCTGTTGGGTTTGTATTAGAAACCTCTGTTGAATTAGCAAAGCCATTTCGTTCTTCAGTGTGAGTCACAGATGGAGGTCTCGTCCAGCTAAATGAATTGTCacagtaatatattttttattttatttaacggTTTTCC from Amia ocellicauda isolate fAmiCal2 chromosome 1, fAmiCal2.hap1, whole genome shotgun sequence includes the following:
- the gpr31 gene encoding 12-(S)-hydroxy-5,8,10,14-eicosatetraenoic acid receptor, translated to MAENETNCTTGSQGLYVFYSAVMILEFLVALPLNASVLYIFLFKFKFWKTNTVFLFNLVLADILLLIILPVIAYLFQQGMRRSDNITVCKATLFLLFLNRGASIAFLTVISIDRYLRVVHSRKQTFRKVLKRKTHISIFIWVLLLPLTVPTMLRTSDCCNSHNRDLEFVTGILREIVFFTQILVPFLILLFCALGIIRKLSERTIGKKDKIRRAVFLVSLVVIVFGVCFLPCAVSRMVLLIFRSQGWEDAEDTAVQVYDGIMVLSYIDCLLDPLVYCLSSSDFKTVYMSHFCKCLMHKDRPPPPNTIQGAVENELTPVKKNIRDYAR